The Eleutherodactylus coqui strain aEleCoq1 chromosome 6, aEleCoq1.hap1, whole genome shotgun sequence genome window below encodes:
- the LOC136572076 gene encoding olfactory receptor 5A2-like has product MHEDNHSIISEFILVGLSDSQELQNFLFVIFLSIYIITVGGNVYIIFAYTFSSSLHTPMYFFLANFSFLDICYITGTVPKMLANFLSEQKTISIYGCAIQMYCVWLLGGTECYILAAMAYDRYNAICHPLLYKVIVNNVICMQLIIGSWIIGAINSLIHTVLTFSLTFCSNKINHFFCDAPPVLELSCTSTWINELVIFHISGCVIIGSFILIMMSYVKIISTVLKVHSTSGRWRTFSTCTSHLIVVTIFYGSGIFMYFRPKSSYGMHQDRVVSVMYTVVAPMLNPFVYSLRNSEVKLAMKRILYQLLKF; this is encoded by the coding sequence ATGCATGAGGACAATCACAGCATTATATCAGAATTTATTTTGGTGGGACTTTCTGATTCACAAGAACTCCAAAATTTTCTCTTTGTGATATTTTTGTCCATCTATATTATCACAGTGGGTGGTAATGTATATATCATTTTTGCATATACATTCAGTTCTAGTCTTCACACTCCTATGTATTTTTTCCTAGCTAACTTCTCTTTTCTGGACATATGTTACATCACAGGCACAGTTCCCAAAATGTTAGCAAACTTCTTATCAGAGCAGAAGACCATCTCAATATATGGATGCGCTATACAGATGTATTGTGTTTGGCTGCTTGGTGGTACAGAGTGCTACATTCTGGCAGCCATGGCTTATGACCGCTATAACGCCATATGTCACCCTCTTTTATATAAAGTCATTGTGAATAATGTCATTTGTATGCAGCTCATTATCGGTTCATGGATTATCGGGGCCATAAATTCTCTTATACACACTGTCCTCACGTTCTCATTGACCTTCTGTAGTAATAAGATCAACCATTTCTTCTGTGATGCTCCACCTGTTCTTGAACTATCGTGTACAAGCACCTGGATAAATGAACTCGTCATCTTTCACATAAGTGGTTGCGTCATCATTGGTTCTTTCATATTGATAATGATGTCTTACGTTAAGATCATCTCAACCGTTCTGAAGGTTCATTCAACATCTGGAAGATGGAGAACTTTTTCAACTTGTACTTCCCACTTAATTGTAGTTACAATATTTTATGGGTCTGGTATCTTCATGTATTTCAGGCCAAAATCAAGTTATGGAATGCACCAGGACAGAGTGGTCTCCGTCATGTATACAGTGGTCGCACCAATGTTAAACCCTTTTGTGTACAGTCTAAGGAACAGTGAAGTAAAATtggcaatgaaaaggatattgtaTCAACTACTAAAATTCTGA